Proteins co-encoded in one Hyla sarda isolate aHylSar1 chromosome 4, aHylSar1.hap1, whole genome shotgun sequence genomic window:
- the LRRTM4 gene encoding leucine-rich repeat transmembrane neuronal protein 4 isoform X6, producing MGFQPMNQLKGMSLSLVLLPVLFIVIVVGAQKACPKNCRCDGKIVYCESHAFRDIPQNISGGSQGLSLRYNSIQKLKSNQFSGLNQLVWLYLDHNYISSVDEDAFQGIRRLKELILSSNKITNLANATFHPVPNLRNLDLSYNKLQVLQSEQFKGLRKLLSLHLRSNSLKTVPVRVFQDCRNMEFLDVGYNRLRSLSRNAFAGLLKLKELHLEHNQFSKVNFAHFPRLSNLHSLYLQWNRIRSISQGLTWTWSALHNLDLSGNDIQNIEPGTFQCLPNLQKLNLDSNKLTNVTQETINAWISLTSITLSGNMWECSKTICPLVFWLKNFKGNKESIMICAGPKHIQGEKVIDAVETYNICSETPVLVTERAYQTTKAPPKPQFVPKPTVYKLVSVSPTSYTPSPSPGLQTPMAEQEYEHVSFHKIIAGSVALFLSVAMILLVIYVSWKRYPASMKQLQQSSMMKRRRKKARESERQINSPLQEYYVDYKPSNTEPMDVLVNGSGPCTYTISGSRECEV from the exons ATGG GGTTCCAACCGATGAATCAACTGAAAGGCATGAGTTTATCCCTGGTTTTGCTACCTGTACTATTCATAGTGATTGTTGTGGGGGCACAAAAAGCTTGTCCAAAGAACTGCCGGTgtgatgggaagattgtgtactGTGAGTCCCATGCCTTCAGAGACATCCCGCAGAATATTTCAGGTGGCTCACAGGGATTGTCTTTACGTTACAACAGCATCCAAAAGTTGAAGTCGAACCAGTTCTCTGGCCTTAACCAGCTGGTCTGGCTTTACCTTGACCACAACTATATTAGCTCGGTGGATGAGGATGCCTTCCAGGGTATCAGAAGGCTGAAGGAGCTTATTTTGAGTTCTAACAAAATTACCAATCTAGCCAATGCCACTTTCCACCCTGTCCCTAACCTCAGAAATTTGGATCTATCCTACAACAAGCTTCAGGTGCTCCAATCTGAGCAGTTCAAGGGTCTTCGTAAGCTTCTGAGTTTGCATCTACGGTCCAACTCTCTGAAAACTGTGCCAGTTAGGGTATTTCAGGACTGCCGCAACATGGAATTCTTGGATGTGGGTTACAACCGGCTCAGGAGTTTGTCTCGCAATGCCTTTGCTGGTCTCCTGAAGCTGAAGGAGCTCCACCTGGAGCATAACCAGTTCTCTAAGGTGAACTTTGCTCACTTTCCTCGTCTATCCAACTTGCATTCTCTATATCTGCAGTGGAATAGGATCAGGTCCATTAGCCAAGGATTAACTTGGACTTGGAGTGCCCTGCACAACCTTGACCTGTCAGGAAATGACATACAGAACATTGAACCTGGGACCTTCCAATGTCTCCCCAATCTACAAAAGCTCAATCTGGATTCCAACAAGCTCACCAATGTCACCCAGGAAACCATAAATGCTTGGATATCTCTGACCTCTATAACACTGTCTGGAAACATGTGGGAATGCAGCAAAACCATTTGCCCGCTGGTTTTCTGGCTTAAAAACTTTAAGGGCAACAAAGAGAGCATCATGATCTGCGCTGGCCCTAAACATATCCAAGGTGAGAAGGTTATTGATGCCGTGGAAACATACAATATCTGCAGTGAAACCCCTGTGTTGGTGACCGAAAGAGCTTATCAAACAACCAAAGCTCCCCCAAAACCACAATTTGTACCCAAGCCTACAGTGTACAAGTTGGTGAGTGTATCTCCAACTTCATACACACCAAGCCCTTCTCCTGGCCTTCAGACACCCATGGCAGAACAAGAATACGAGCATGTTTCCTTCCATAAAATCATAGCCGGGAGCGTGGCACTTTTCCTGTCTGTGGCTATGATCTTATTAGTCATCTATGTATCATGGAAAAGGTATCCAGCCAGCATGAAGCAACTGCAGCAAAGCTCCATGATGAAGAGAAGGCGGAAAAAGGCCAGAGAGTCCGAAAGACAAATAAACTCTCCATTACAGGAGTACTACGTGGACTACAAACCTTCCAACACAGAACCCATGGATGTATTGGTTAATGGATCAGGACCCTGTACATATACAATCTCTGGCTCCCGGGAATGTGAGGTATGA
- the LRRTM4 gene encoding leucine-rich repeat transmembrane neuronal protein 4 isoform X5, translating to MGFQPMNQLKGMSLSLVLLPVLFIVIVVGAQKACPKNCRCDGKIVYCESHAFRDIPQNISGGSQGLSLRYNSIQKLKSNQFSGLNQLVWLYLDHNYISSVDEDAFQGIRRLKELILSSNKITNLANATFHPVPNLRNLDLSYNKLQVLQSEQFKGLRKLLSLHLRSNSLKTVPVRVFQDCRNMEFLDVGYNRLRSLSRNAFAGLLKLKELHLEHNQFSKVNFAHFPRLSNLHSLYLQWNRIRSISQGLTWTWSALHNLDLSGNDIQNIEPGTFQCLPNLQKLNLDSNKLTNVTQETINAWISLTSITLSGNMWECSKTICPLVFWLKNFKGNKESIMICAGPKHIQGEKVIDAVETYNICSETPVLVTERAYQTTKAPPKPQFVPKPTVYKLVSVSPTSYTPSPSPGLQTPMAEQEYEHVSFHKIIAGSVALFLSVAMILLVIYVSWKRYPASMKQLQQSSMMKRRRKKARESERQINSPLQEYYVDYKPSNTEPMDVLVNGSGPCTYTISGSRECEN from the exons ATGG GGTTCCAACCGATGAATCAACTGAAAGGCATGAGTTTATCCCTGGTTTTGCTACCTGTACTATTCATAGTGATTGTTGTGGGGGCACAAAAAGCTTGTCCAAAGAACTGCCGGTgtgatgggaagattgtgtactGTGAGTCCCATGCCTTCAGAGACATCCCGCAGAATATTTCAGGTGGCTCACAGGGATTGTCTTTACGTTACAACAGCATCCAAAAGTTGAAGTCGAACCAGTTCTCTGGCCTTAACCAGCTGGTCTGGCTTTACCTTGACCACAACTATATTAGCTCGGTGGATGAGGATGCCTTCCAGGGTATCAGAAGGCTGAAGGAGCTTATTTTGAGTTCTAACAAAATTACCAATCTAGCCAATGCCACTTTCCACCCTGTCCCTAACCTCAGAAATTTGGATCTATCCTACAACAAGCTTCAGGTGCTCCAATCTGAGCAGTTCAAGGGTCTTCGTAAGCTTCTGAGTTTGCATCTACGGTCCAACTCTCTGAAAACTGTGCCAGTTAGGGTATTTCAGGACTGCCGCAACATGGAATTCTTGGATGTGGGTTACAACCGGCTCAGGAGTTTGTCTCGCAATGCCTTTGCTGGTCTCCTGAAGCTGAAGGAGCTCCACCTGGAGCATAACCAGTTCTCTAAGGTGAACTTTGCTCACTTTCCTCGTCTATCCAACTTGCATTCTCTATATCTGCAGTGGAATAGGATCAGGTCCATTAGCCAAGGATTAACTTGGACTTGGAGTGCCCTGCACAACCTTGACCTGTCAGGAAATGACATACAGAACATTGAACCTGGGACCTTCCAATGTCTCCCCAATCTACAAAAGCTCAATCTGGATTCCAACAAGCTCACCAATGTCACCCAGGAAACCATAAATGCTTGGATATCTCTGACCTCTATAACACTGTCTGGAAACATGTGGGAATGCAGCAAAACCATTTGCCCGCTGGTTTTCTGGCTTAAAAACTTTAAGGGCAACAAAGAGAGCATCATGATCTGCGCTGGCCCTAAACATATCCAAGGTGAGAAGGTTATTGATGCCGTGGAAACATACAATATCTGCAGTGAAACCCCTGTGTTGGTGACCGAAAGAGCTTATCAAACAACCAAAGCTCCCCCAAAACCACAATTTGTACCCAAGCCTACAGTGTACAAGTTGGTGAGTGTATCTCCAACTTCATACACACCAAGCCCTTCTCCTGGCCTTCAGACACCCATGGCAGAACAAGAATACGAGCATGTTTCCTTCCATAAAATCATAGCCGGGAGCGTGGCACTTTTCCTGTCTGTGGCTATGATCTTATTAGTCATCTATGTATCATGGAAAAGGTATCCAGCCAGCATGAAGCAACTGCAGCAAAGCTCCATGATGAAGAGAAGGCGGAAAAAGGCCAGAGAGTCCGAAAGACAAATAAACTCTCCATTACAGGAGTACTACGTGGACTACAAACCTTCCAACACAGAACCCATGGATGTATTGGTTAATGGATCAGGACCCTGTACATATACAATCTCTGGCTCCCGGGAATGTGAG
- the LRRTM4 gene encoding leucine-rich repeat transmembrane neuronal protein 4 isoform X4, with translation MGFQPMNQLKGMSLSLVLLPVLFIVIVVGAQKACPKNCRCDGKIVYCESHAFRDIPQNISGGSQGLSLRYNSIQKLKSNQFSGLNQLVWLYLDHNYISSVDEDAFQGIRRLKELILSSNKITNLANATFHPVPNLRNLDLSYNKLQVLQSEQFKGLRKLLSLHLRSNSLKTVPVRVFQDCRNMEFLDVGYNRLRSLSRNAFAGLLKLKELHLEHNQFSKVNFAHFPRLSNLHSLYLQWNRIRSISQGLTWTWSALHNLDLSGNDIQNIEPGTFQCLPNLQKLNLDSNKLTNVTQETINAWISLTSITLSGNMWECSKTICPLVFWLKNFKGNKESIMICAGPKHIQGEKVIDAVETYNICSETPVLVTERAYQTTKAPPKPQFVPKPTVYKLVSVSPTSYTPSPSPGLQTPMAEQEYEHVSFHKIIAGSVALFLSVAMILLVIYVSWKRYPASMKQLQQSSMMKRRRKKARESERQINSPLQEYYVDYKPSNTEPMDVLVNGSGPCTYTISGSRECEARYSQVSTVQASLC, from the exons ATGG GGTTCCAACCGATGAATCAACTGAAAGGCATGAGTTTATCCCTGGTTTTGCTACCTGTACTATTCATAGTGATTGTTGTGGGGGCACAAAAAGCTTGTCCAAAGAACTGCCGGTgtgatgggaagattgtgtactGTGAGTCCCATGCCTTCAGAGACATCCCGCAGAATATTTCAGGTGGCTCACAGGGATTGTCTTTACGTTACAACAGCATCCAAAAGTTGAAGTCGAACCAGTTCTCTGGCCTTAACCAGCTGGTCTGGCTTTACCTTGACCACAACTATATTAGCTCGGTGGATGAGGATGCCTTCCAGGGTATCAGAAGGCTGAAGGAGCTTATTTTGAGTTCTAACAAAATTACCAATCTAGCCAATGCCACTTTCCACCCTGTCCCTAACCTCAGAAATTTGGATCTATCCTACAACAAGCTTCAGGTGCTCCAATCTGAGCAGTTCAAGGGTCTTCGTAAGCTTCTGAGTTTGCATCTACGGTCCAACTCTCTGAAAACTGTGCCAGTTAGGGTATTTCAGGACTGCCGCAACATGGAATTCTTGGATGTGGGTTACAACCGGCTCAGGAGTTTGTCTCGCAATGCCTTTGCTGGTCTCCTGAAGCTGAAGGAGCTCCACCTGGAGCATAACCAGTTCTCTAAGGTGAACTTTGCTCACTTTCCTCGTCTATCCAACTTGCATTCTCTATATCTGCAGTGGAATAGGATCAGGTCCATTAGCCAAGGATTAACTTGGACTTGGAGTGCCCTGCACAACCTTGACCTGTCAGGAAATGACATACAGAACATTGAACCTGGGACCTTCCAATGTCTCCCCAATCTACAAAAGCTCAATCTGGATTCCAACAAGCTCACCAATGTCACCCAGGAAACCATAAATGCTTGGATATCTCTGACCTCTATAACACTGTCTGGAAACATGTGGGAATGCAGCAAAACCATTTGCCCGCTGGTTTTCTGGCTTAAAAACTTTAAGGGCAACAAAGAGAGCATCATGATCTGCGCTGGCCCTAAACATATCCAAGGTGAGAAGGTTATTGATGCCGTGGAAACATACAATATCTGCAGTGAAACCCCTGTGTTGGTGACCGAAAGAGCTTATCAAACAACCAAAGCTCCCCCAAAACCACAATTTGTACCCAAGCCTACAGTGTACAAGTTGGTGAGTGTATCTCCAACTTCATACACACCAAGCCCTTCTCCTGGCCTTCAGACACCCATGGCAGAACAAGAATACGAGCATGTTTCCTTCCATAAAATCATAGCCGGGAGCGTGGCACTTTTCCTGTCTGTGGCTATGATCTTATTAGTCATCTATGTATCATGGAAAAGGTATCCAGCCAGCATGAAGCAACTGCAGCAAAGCTCCATGATGAAGAGAAGGCGGAAAAAGGCCAGAGAGTCCGAAAGACAAATAAACTCTCCATTACAGGAGTACTACGTGGACTACAAACCTTCCAACACAGAACCCATGGATGTATTGGTTAATGGATCAGGACCCTGTACATATACAATCTCTGGCTCCCGGGAATGTGAG